A single Mangrovimonas sp. YM274 DNA region contains:
- a CDS encoding TIGR02757 family protein produces the protein MQHLTFEELTEFLNEKTLQYNKPNFIDSDPIQIPHSFSQKEDIEISGFLTATIAWGNRKSIINNAKKIIELLGNTPYDFVMHHQEQDLEPLNTFVHRTFNGTDLITFIKALQHIYKTHGGLERLFQEHASPLSMQKAIHEFKSTFFEIDHLPRTQKHISDPLKNSAAKRINMYLRWMIRNDNAGVDFGIWKSLSPAQLSCPLDVHSGNVARKLGLLKRKQNDAKALTELDNALRSMDPTDPVKYDYALFGLGVFEKF, from the coding sequence ATGCAGCATCTTACTTTTGAAGAACTTACGGAATTTCTCAACGAAAAGACCTTGCAATATAACAAACCCAATTTTATTGATAGCGATCCTATTCAAATTCCGCACAGTTTTTCTCAAAAGGAAGACATTGAAATATCAGGTTTTTTAACCGCTACCATAGCTTGGGGAAACAGAAAAAGTATTATCAATAATGCGAAGAAAATAATAGAGCTCCTGGGAAACACTCCATATGATTTTGTAATGCATCATCAAGAACAGGATTTAGAGCCATTAAACACTTTTGTACACAGGACTTTTAACGGAACAGATTTAATAACGTTTATCAAAGCGCTGCAACACATTTATAAAACCCATGGGGGGCTAGAGCGCTTATTTCAAGAACACGCATCACCTTTGAGCATGCAAAAGGCAATCCATGAATTTAAAAGCACGTTTTTCGAAATAGACCACCTACCTCGCACACAAAAACACATTAGTGACCCTCTTAAAAACTCAGCTGCGAAACGAATTAACATGTATTTGCGTTGGATGATAAGAAATGACAATGCCGGAGTAGATTTTGGCATATGGAAATCATTATCCCCCGCACAACTTTCCTGTCCTTTGGATGTACATTCGGGTAATGTTGCTAGAAAACTAGGTTTACTCAAAAGAAAACAAAATGACGCCAAGGCCTTAACAGAATTGGATAATGCCTTGCGCTCAATGGATCCAACAGATCCGGTTAAATATGACTACGCCCTGTTTGGATTGGGTGTTTTTGAAAAATTTTAA
- a CDS encoding DUF6146 family protein, which yields MKTFVSAILIAFLFYSCHSSQKMTTSTTETKLTENDTVRIANDDLEYEIIIFDPGFSTWLRSTARPEGYYSLDFLENRNYQYVIAWNQRVLQPQVYNPNLYAMQINYESNIDYGYEVNYKLYNYFIYFQLTYRQQLTGYIPRI from the coding sequence ATGAAAACCTTTGTATCTGCCATATTAATTGCATTTCTATTTTACAGTTGCCATAGTAGTCAAAAAATGACAACCTCCACTACAGAAACTAAATTAACAGAAAATGATACGGTAAGAATTGCCAATGACGATCTGGAGTATGAAATTATCATTTTTGACCCTGGATTCAGTACTTGGCTGCGTAGCACAGCACGTCCCGAAGGTTATTACTCCCTTGATTTTTTGGAAAACAGAAATTACCAATATGTAATTGCCTGGAATCAAAGAGTTCTGCAGCCACAAGTTTATAACCCCAATCTTTACGCCATGCAAATAAATTACGAATCCAATATTGATTATGGCTATGAGGTAAACTATAAACTATACAATTATTTTATCTATTTCCAACTTACCTACCGCCAACAATTAACTGGCTATATTCCTAGAATTTAA
- a CDS encoding MarC family protein: MDTLLPFTLTVFTGFFAIMNPIANVPIFSSLVQDADEATKKKISKNATIIAFLIVVVFVVLGKFIFELFGITIPAFKITGGILIFFVGFEMLQSKKSSVKHLKENAVIDENIAVSPLAIPILSGPGTIVTAMNFVAKGDFTEIGIVILVFGVICYMTYLAFNISDFIVRKLGNNVITVISKLMGLIIAIIGTSMIIQGVKVAFDI; the protein is encoded by the coding sequence ATGGATACACTTTTACCTTTTACATTAACGGTTTTTACTGGCTTTTTTGCTATAATGAATCCTATAGCAAATGTTCCAATATTCTCTTCTTTGGTACAGGATGCTGATGAGGCTACCAAAAAGAAAATAAGTAAAAATGCCACCATTATAGCCTTTCTTATTGTTGTCGTCTTTGTGGTATTGGGAAAGTTTATTTTTGAACTCTTCGGGATTACCATTCCAGCTTTTAAAATTACAGGAGGTATCTTGATCTTTTTTGTGGGTTTTGAAATGCTGCAATCCAAAAAATCGAGTGTAAAGCATTTAAAGGAAAATGCAGTAATTGATGAGAATATTGCTGTTTCGCCTTTAGCTATCCCAATACTATCAGGCCCTGGTACTATCGTAACCGCAATGAACTTTGTTGCCAAAGGGGATTTTACCGAAATAGGTATTGTAATTTTAGTGTTTGGAGTTATTTGCTACATGACTTATTTAGCCTTTAACATAAGTGATTTCATTGTGAGAAAATTGGGAAATAATGTCATTACCGTTATTAGCAAACTGATGGGTTTAATCATCGCTATTATTGGAACCAGTATGATTATTCAAGGAGTAAAGGTAGCTTTTGATATCTAA
- a CDS encoding D-2-hydroxyacid dehydrogenase: MKVLANDGISKSGIEALEKAGFEVNTTTVAQEQLINYINENEVDVLLVRSATKVRQELIDACPSIKIIGRGGVGMDNIDVDYARSKDIHVINTPAASSHSVAELVFAHLLGLARYLHNSNRDMPLDGDTRFKDLKKSYSKGIELKGKTIGILGFGRIGQATAKVALGLGMKVVAFDPYMETVNLELDFFDGQKLNFEINTISKDDVLKQSDFITLHVPAQKEYVIGKKEFDEMKDGVILVNAARGGVIDEVALVEAIKSGKVARAALDVYESEPKPEIQLLMNPSLSLTPHTGAATNEAQDRIGTELAAQIIQLLRG, from the coding sequence ATGAAAGTATTAGCTAACGACGGAATTTCTAAAAGTGGTATCGAGGCCTTGGAAAAGGCAGGTTTTGAAGTAAACACCACTACTGTCGCACAGGAACAATTAATCAATTACATCAATGAAAATGAAGTAGATGTTTTATTGGTTAGAAGTGCTACAAAAGTAAGACAGGAATTAATAGATGCCTGTCCAAGTATAAAAATCATAGGTCGCGGTGGCGTTGGTATGGATAATATTGATGTGGACTATGCCCGCAGTAAAGATATTCATGTCATCAATACGCCAGCTGCTTCTTCGCACTCTGTTGCTGAATTGGTTTTTGCCCATTTATTAGGGTTGGCTCGCTATTTACATAATTCTAATCGTGACATGCCACTTGATGGGGATACCCGTTTCAAAGATTTAAAGAAAAGTTATTCCAAAGGAATTGAATTAAAAGGTAAAACCATAGGTATTCTTGGGTTTGGGAGAATTGGACAAGCCACAGCTAAAGTTGCACTTGGTTTAGGTATGAAAGTTGTTGCTTTCGACCCTTATATGGAAACTGTAAACTTGGAATTGGACTTTTTTGATGGTCAAAAATTGAACTTTGAAATCAATACCATTTCAAAAGATGATGTTCTAAAGCAATCAGATTTCATCACTCTGCATGTTCCAGCTCAAAAAGAGTACGTTATCGGCAAAAAGGAATTTGATGAAATGAAAGACGGTGTAATTTTGGTTAATGCTGCGCGTGGTGGTGTTATTGACGAAGTTGCACTAGTAGAAGCCATCAAGAGCGGTAAAGTAGCTAGAGCAGCTTTAGATGTATATGAAAGTGAACCAAAACCAGAAATCCAATTACTAATGAACCCTTCTCTATCGCTTACGCCTCACACTGGTGCAGCCACCAATGAAGCTCAAGACAGAATTGGAACTGAATTAGCAGCTCAAATCATTCAACTGCTTAGAGGATAA
- a CDS encoding DUF937 domain-containing protein, with amino-acid sequence MDGILDLFNTELGKSIINGVSQQTNQPTDKTQDILTMALPLMTQAMKNNAQSPQGAEGLLNALNNHHNNGVLDDLEGLFKGGVDQNVMTDGEKILDHVLGSKQQNVTNVLGQKSGIDAGTIANILKVAAPILMGYLAKQSRQRNVSGSSDLTDMLGGLLGGSSAHREQDFLTSILDADGDGSAIDDIAGMVLGNNKTKGGLGGMLGDILKGNT; translated from the coding sequence ATGGACGGAATTTTAGATTTATTTAATACGGAATTAGGGAAATCCATCATTAACGGAGTATCCCAACAAACCAATCAACCTACTGATAAAACACAGGATATCCTAACCATGGCACTACCATTAATGACACAGGCCATGAAAAACAACGCCCAATCCCCCCAAGGTGCCGAAGGCTTGCTAAATGCCCTGAACAATCACCATAACAATGGTGTTTTAGACGATTTGGAAGGTCTGTTTAAAGGCGGTGTAGATCAAAATGTCATGACGGACGGCGAAAAAATATTAGATCATGTATTAGGCAGTAAACAACAAAATGTCACAAATGTTCTTGGTCAAAAATCTGGTATAGATGCTGGTACTATTGCTAACATATTAAAAGTGGCAGCCCCTATCCTCATGGGATATTTAGCAAAACAATCTCGACAAAGAAATGTTTCTGGTTCTTCAGACCTTACAGATATGCTTGGTGGACTGCTTGGAGGAAGTTCCGCCCATAGAGAACAAGATTTTCTTACTTCAATTCTAGATGCCGATGGAGATGGCAGTGCTATTGACGATATAGCGGGAATGGTTTTAGGAAACAACAAAACAAAGGGAGGCTTAGGTGGAATGCTTGGGGACATTCTGAAAGGAAACACCTAA
- a CDS encoding S10 family peptidase, with protein sequence MKLKLLTLFLLSVISGFAQNRTIPADTLITTTHSVEVKGQKIDYDATFGMQPVWDDKGELVASLSFTYYKRNNIKDNNRPIIFSFNGGPGSASVWMHIAYTGPKMLNIDEEGYPLQPYGVKDNPHSIIDVADIVFVDPVNTGYSRSIANKEGKLPDNKLFFGINADIKYLASWMNTFVTRHNRWQSPKYIVGESYGGTRVMGLSYELQNAQSMYLNGVIMVSPADYKVLTSGNPISDAVHVPYYTATAWYHKMLPSHLQNKDLEDILPEAEKFAINTYLPAISRGGFISSEEKVAIAKQLSNYSGLSEDIILKNNLRVPSSFFWKELLRDKGMIIGRLDSRYLGIDYDDAADSPSYNPELDSWLHSFTPPINMYIKNELKFETDVPYHMLANVHPWDRQNDNTREGLRMAMAQNPYLKVFFQSGYYDGATTYFNAKYTMWQIDPSGKMKDRFSFKGYRSGHMMYLRQEDLKTANEDLRIFIKNSLSNGKAAKY encoded by the coding sequence ATGAAACTCAAATTACTAACACTATTCTTACTCTCAGTTATTAGTGGTTTTGCACAAAACAGAACAATTCCTGCAGACACCTTGATTACAACTACACATTCCGTAGAAGTTAAAGGGCAAAAAATTGATTATGACGCTACCTTTGGAATGCAGCCCGTTTGGGACGACAAAGGTGAATTGGTTGCGTCCTTATCCTTTACGTATTACAAACGCAACAATATCAAGGACAATAATCGTCCGATAATTTTCTCTTTTAACGGTGGCCCTGGGTCTGCTTCCGTTTGGATGCACATTGCTTATACCGGGCCAAAAATGTTGAATATTGACGAGGAAGGCTACCCGCTGCAACCTTACGGCGTTAAAGACAACCCGCATTCCATCATTGATGTAGCAGACATTGTATTTGTAGACCCTGTAAACACGGGGTATTCAAGAAGCATTGCCAATAAAGAAGGAAAATTACCTGATAATAAACTGTTCTTTGGAATCAATGCAGACATCAAGTACCTAGCTTCTTGGATGAATACTTTTGTGACTAGACATAACCGATGGCAATCACCTAAATATATTGTTGGCGAAAGCTATGGAGGTACCCGTGTTATGGGACTATCTTATGAGCTTCAAAATGCCCAAAGCATGTACTTAAATGGTGTGATCATGGTATCTCCTGCAGATTATAAGGTATTGACCTCTGGGAATCCAATATCGGATGCGGTTCACGTACCGTATTACACGGCAACTGCATGGTATCATAAAATGCTTCCTTCACACTTACAGAACAAGGACCTTGAAGACATTCTTCCAGAAGCCGAAAAGTTTGCTATCAACACCTATCTACCTGCAATTTCTAGAGGAGGCTTTATTTCTTCCGAAGAAAAAGTGGCCATAGCTAAACAATTGTCAAACTATTCAGGACTTAGCGAAGATATCATCCTTAAAAATAATTTAAGAGTGCCATCAAGCTTCTTTTGGAAAGAATTATTGAGAGATAAGGGAATGATTATAGGAAGACTTGATTCGCGCTATTTAGGAATTGATTATGACGATGCAGCCGATAGCCCAAGCTATAATCCAGAATTAGACTCTTGGTTACATTCCTTCACCCCGCCCATAAACATGTACATTAAAAATGAATTGAAATTCGAAACCGATGTGCCTTATCACATGTTGGCCAATGTACATCCTTGGGATCGCCAAAACGACAACACTCGCGAAGGCTTAAGAATGGCCATGGCCCAAAATCCTTATTTAAAAGTGTTTTTTCAATCTGGATATTATGATGGCGCCACCACCTATTTCAACGCCAAGTACACCATGTGGCAAATTGATCCGAGTGGTAAAATGAAAGACCGCTTTAGCTTTAAAGGCTACAGAAGTGGACATATGATGTACTTAAGACAGGAAGACTTAAAAACCGCCAATGAAGACCTTAGGATCTTCATAAAAAACTCCCTGTCTAACGGGAAAGCTGCAAAATATTAG
- a CDS encoding DUF6787 family protein — protein MKKFKARWEIQRNWQLIFPLFGLIALLYSSYKLANLFFETPNLLYVIPITLIVFYGLLQLTLWIFKRLEHKWVVSYKWEMIRIFIVFAITGSSSVFVGRPLIALMGITKENLNPVLYWVLFIIIGLIFYQILLVSFGWLLGQFQFFWEFEKKMLRRFGLRKLVD, from the coding sequence ATGAAAAAGTTCAAAGCAAGATGGGAAATACAGCGCAATTGGCAATTGATATTTCCTCTTTTCGGGCTTATTGCCCTACTCTACAGTAGTTATAAATTAGCAAACCTATTTTTTGAAACTCCTAATTTACTTTATGTCATCCCTATTACTTTAATAGTGTTTTATGGGCTACTCCAATTAACTCTATGGATCTTTAAACGATTGGAACATAAATGGGTGGTCTCGTACAAATGGGAAATGATTCGCATTTTTATTGTATTCGCCATAACCGGATCCTCTTCCGTTTTTGTAGGAAGACCCCTTATTGCCTTAATGGGAATTACTAAAGAAAACTTAAACCCTGTGCTGTATTGGGTATTATTCATTATTATTGGGCTCATTTTTTACCAAATCCTGTTAGTTAGCTTTGGTTGGCTCTTAGGACAATTCCAGTTTTTCTGGGAATTTGAAAAGAAAATGCTACGCAGGTTTGGATTAAGAAAACTAGTGGATTAG
- a CDS encoding ABC transporter ATP-binding protein, with translation MIEATNIHKYYNDLHVLKGVDLSISKSEIVSIVGASGAGKTTLLQILGTLDKASQKDANSLLINGTDILKLNDKALAKFRNEHIGFIFQFHQLLPEFTALENVCLPAFIKNTPKPEAEKRAKELLDFLGLSKRYDHKPSELSGGEQQRVAVARALVNNPELIFADEPSGNLDSESAENLHKLFFKLRDEFGQTFVIVTHNEELANMADRKLTMVDGKIVS, from the coding sequence ATGATAGAAGCTACAAACATCCATAAATATTATAACGATTTACATGTACTGAAAGGTGTAGACCTTTCAATCTCAAAAAGTGAAATAGTGTCTATTGTAGGGGCTTCTGGCGCAGGAAAAACGACGCTGCTTCAAATTTTAGGCACTTTGGACAAGGCTTCTCAAAAGGATGCGAATAGCCTACTTATCAATGGAACTGATATTTTAAAATTAAACGATAAGGCCCTGGCCAAATTCAGAAATGAACATATTGGTTTTATTTTTCAGTTTCACCAATTGCTTCCAGAATTTACTGCTTTGGAAAATGTATGCCTTCCTGCATTCATAAAAAACACACCAAAACCTGAAGCTGAGAAACGCGCCAAGGAACTGTTGGATTTTCTAGGGCTTAGCAAGCGTTACGACCACAAACCCAGTGAACTTTCGGGTGGAGAACAACAACGTGTGGCCGTAGCAAGAGCTTTGGTTAACAACCCCGAACTCATCTTTGCCGATGAACCCTCTGGAAACCTAGATAGTGAATCTGCCGAAAATTTACACAAACTATTCTTTAAACTGCGGGACGAGTTTGGGCAGACTTTTGTTATTGTCACCCATAATGAAGAATTAGCCAATATGGCCGATAGAAAGTTAACAATGGTGGATGGAAAAATTGTGAGTTAA
- the serC gene encoding 3-phosphoserine/phosphohydroxythreonine transaminase yields the protein MKRHNFSAGPCVLPREVIQKASEALLDFDNGLSLIEISHRSKAFVDIMENARALALELLGLEGKGYKALFLQGGASTQFLMVALNLLEKRAGYLNTGTWADKAIKEAKIYDDIYEVASSKDANYNYIPKGYDIPTDYDYFHCTSNNTIFGTQIKEFPDCPIPMVCDMSSDIFSRTLDYSKFDLIYAGAQKNMGPAGTTLVVVKEDILGKVSRKIPSMMDYKQHIDKSSMFNTPPVFAVYTSMLTLEWLKNLGGIAEIEKVNEKKAQLIYSEIDLNPLFKGFATKSDRSFMNATFNLTNEDLKETFDTMVKDAGINGLNGHRSVGGYRASMYNALSLESVATLVEVMSELERKA from the coding sequence ATGAAAAGACACAATTTTAGTGCAGGTCCATGTGTATTGCCTCGTGAAGTGATCCAAAAGGCATCAGAAGCGCTATTGGATTTTGATAACGGCTTGTCACTTATTGAAATATCACACCGAAGCAAAGCCTTTGTAGATATTATGGAAAATGCCAGAGCCTTAGCTCTGGAACTCCTAGGTCTTGAAGGAAAAGGTTATAAAGCATTGTTTTTGCAAGGTGGTGCCAGCACTCAATTTTTAATGGTTGCATTAAATCTACTTGAAAAGCGAGCAGGCTACCTTAACACGGGAACTTGGGCTGATAAAGCCATCAAGGAAGCTAAGATTTATGACGATATCTATGAAGTAGCTTCCTCCAAAGATGCCAATTATAATTATATACCAAAAGGATACGATATCCCCACAGATTATGATTATTTCCACTGTACATCAAACAATACAATCTTCGGAACCCAAATAAAGGAATTCCCAGACTGTCCAATCCCTATGGTATGCGATATGAGTAGTGATATTTTTTCTCGTACTCTTGATTACAGTAAATTCGATTTAATTTATGCCGGTGCTCAAAAGAATATGGGGCCTGCAGGAACTACCTTAGTGGTTGTAAAAGAAGATATTTTAGGGAAAGTGTCCCGTAAAATCCCTTCTATGATGGACTATAAACAGCACATTGACAAAAGTAGTATGTTTAACACACCTCCTGTATTTGCTGTATACACATCTATGCTCACTTTAGAATGGCTTAAAAACCTTGGGGGTATTGCTGAAATTGAAAAGGTAAACGAGAAAAAAGCACAACTTATTTATTCTGAAATAGATTTAAATCCTCTATTTAAAGGTTTTGCAACTAAAAGCGACCGCTCTTTCATGAATGCTACCTTTAACCTTACAAATGAAGATTTAAAGGAAACTTTCGATACCATGGTTAAAGACGCCGGAATTAACGGCCTTAATGGGCATCGTAGTGTAGGTGGCTACAGAGCTTCTATGTACAACGCACTTTCGTTGGAGAGCGTGGCAACGCTTGTTGAAGTAATGAGCGAACTTGAGCGCAAGGCTTAA
- the folE gene encoding GTP cyclohydrolase I FolE, which produces MPYEKFEEFNIKITDDIKARYNGIIEELGEDVARDGLLKTPERAAKAMLYLTQGYKQDASEILKSAMFKESYNEMVIVKDIELYSLCEHHILPFFGKAHVAYIPNGYIVGLSKIPRIVDVFSRRLQVQERLTEQILDCINDTLKPQGVAVVIEASHMCMMMRGVQKQNSVTTTSGFRGQFEKIETRNEFLKLISEKLS; this is translated from the coding sequence ATGCCTTACGAAAAGTTTGAGGAATTCAACATAAAAATCACCGATGATATAAAAGCTCGTTACAATGGAATTATTGAAGAGTTAGGGGAGGATGTTGCTAGGGATGGCTTGTTAAAAACACCCGAGCGCGCAGCAAAAGCCATGTTGTATCTTACTCAAGGGTATAAGCAGGACGCTTCGGAAATTTTGAAAAGTGCCATGTTTAAGGAATCCTATAATGAAATGGTTATTGTAAAGGATATTGAACTTTACTCCTTGTGTGAACATCATATTTTACCATTTTTTGGAAAGGCACATGTGGCTTATATTCCAAATGGTTATATTGTTGGTTTGAGCAAAATTCCTAGGATTGTAGATGTGTTTTCGAGGCGACTTCAAGTTCAAGAACGCCTTACTGAACAGATATTGGATTGTATAAATGACACCTTAAAACCACAGGGAGTGGCAGTGGTTATAGAGGCATCCCATATGTGTATGATGATGCGGGGTGTGCAAAAGCAAAATTCAGTAACGACCACCTCAGGTTTTAGAGGGCAATTTGAAAAAATTGAAACAAGAAATGAATTTTTGAAGCTAATAAGTGAAAAACTGTCATAA
- a CDS encoding TonB-dependent receptor, translated as MKIIINVLLLLATTYTFCQNTLSGIVIDNQTQEPIIYATIYLADLEKGTATDENGKFSFSAIPAGTHKLVVSYVGYETFSIPVEVPNQNNLSIALRPTAIEMEEVIISTPFHKLQSENVMKVEQKKVTELKTNGAITLADGIKDIPGVASVTTGLGIGKPVIRGLSSNRVLVYTQGVRLENQQFGGEHGLGLNDAGVESVEVIKGPASLLYGSDAIGGVLYLNPEKFAQPNTVAADFNGNYFSNTQGYSTNAGYKSSGEHFKFLFRGSLTEHADYNTDEYRVTNSRFREQDFKAGIGYQSTQLKTELRYNVNHSKLGLPEEIGIQSTNKAPMLPYQDLTNHILSSKSTVYFENSRLDLNLGLIYNDRKEFEEEHHHDDHDDDHEDEDPHEEEHDEHEMEAPSLHMKLKTFNYDAKYHLPKLGKFETIVGLQGMHQTNSNYGEEELIPDATTNDIGILATSHIHLKALDIQLGARYDNRNIDVNNQFSKDFNSFNGALGFKTNLFKRVTARLNFASGFRAPNLAELTSDGVHHGSNRYEIGNANLNNEQNFQTDLALEFKNEHIEIFANGFYNAISDYIYLAPDGTVIEDTPVYHYVQENANLYGGEFGFHLHPHPLDWLHFESSFETVTGKQDNGDYLPLIPANSLNNTVRIEFANTTQQNNSPSFHIKNNYAFIKLQSTFKQNNISDFETATDGYNLLSVGFGATLTLRNNNEIDFSISGTNLTNTTYINHLSRLKSDGIYNMGRNFSFGLSYRI; from the coding sequence ATGAAAATAATTATAAATGTCTTGCTATTATTGGCAACGACATATACTTTTTGTCAAAACACTTTATCTGGCATTGTTATTGACAACCAAACCCAAGAGCCCATTATTTATGCTACTATTTACCTAGCCGATTTAGAAAAAGGAACAGCAACGGATGAAAACGGAAAATTTTCGTTCAGTGCCATTCCTGCCGGAACCCATAAATTGGTAGTATCCTATGTAGGGTACGAAACTTTCTCAATACCTGTTGAAGTTCCAAACCAAAACAATTTGAGTATTGCATTACGTCCTACGGCTATTGAAATGGAAGAAGTCATCATCTCTACGCCATTCCACAAATTACAAAGTGAAAATGTAATGAAAGTGGAGCAAAAGAAAGTCACCGAATTAAAAACAAATGGGGCAATTACCTTGGCCGATGGAATAAAGGACATTCCTGGTGTTGCCAGCGTAACCACTGGTTTAGGTATTGGAAAACCCGTAATACGCGGGCTAAGCTCCAATCGTGTTTTGGTATATACACAAGGTGTAAGATTGGAAAATCAACAATTTGGAGGTGAACATGGGCTTGGATTAAACGACGCTGGTGTAGAAAGTGTTGAAGTCATAAAAGGCCCAGCCTCTTTGTTATATGGAAGTGATGCCATTGGAGGGGTTTTGTATTTGAACCCCGAAAAATTTGCACAACCTAATACGGTCGCAGCAGATTTTAACGGAAACTATTTTAGTAACACTCAAGGCTACAGTACCAATGCAGGCTACAAATCTTCAGGAGAACATTTTAAATTTTTGTTCAGAGGAAGTTTAACCGAACACGCCGACTATAATACAGACGAGTATCGTGTTACCAATTCCAGATTCAGGGAGCAGGATTTTAAAGCAGGTATAGGCTACCAGTCTACCCAGCTAAAAACTGAATTGCGTTACAATGTCAATCATTCTAAATTAGGGTTGCCAGAAGAAATTGGTATTCAATCTACCAATAAAGCCCCGATGCTTCCCTACCAAGATTTAACCAATCATATTTTAAGCTCTAAATCTACCGTTTATTTTGAAAATTCTAGACTGGACCTTAATCTAGGATTGATATACAACGACCGTAAAGAATTTGAAGAAGAACACCATCATGATGATCACGACGATGACCATGAAGATGAAGACCCTCATGAAGAAGAACATGATGAACACGAAATGGAAGCGCCTTCATTGCATATGAAACTAAAAACATTTAACTATGATGCTAAATACCACTTGCCAAAATTAGGTAAATTCGAAACCATTGTTGGGTTGCAAGGGATGCACCAAACAAATTCCAATTACGGAGAAGAAGAGTTAATACCAGATGCCACAACCAACGATATTGGTATACTAGCCACTTCCCACATACATTTAAAAGCTTTAGATATTCAATTGGGAGCCAGATACGACAACAGAAATATTGATGTCAACAATCAGTTCAGCAAAGATTTTAATAGTTTTAATGGTGCTTTAGGCTTCAAAACCAATCTATTTAAAAGGGTCACTGCCCGTTTAAACTTTGCATCTGGATTTAGAGCACCAAACTTAGCCGAACTTACTTCCGATGGCGTACACCATGGCTCGAATAGATACGAAATAGGAAATGCAAATCTAAATAATGAACAAAACTTTCAAACCGATTTGGCTTTGGAGTTCAAAAATGAACATATCGAAATTTTTGCCAACGGCTTCTATAATGCCATTAGTGATTATATATACTTAGCGCCGGACGGCACTGTAATTGAAGATACTCCCGTTTATCATTATGTTCAGGAAAACGCCAATCTTTATGGGGGTGAATTTGGATTTCACTTACACCCACACCCGCTCGATTGGTTACATTTTGAGAGTAGTTTTGAAACGGTTACAGGAAAACAGGACAATGGCGACTATCTTCCTTTAATCCCTGCAAATTCATTGAACAATACAGTAAGAATAGAATTTGCAAATACCACTCAACAAAACAATTCACCGAGCTTTCATATAAAAAATAATTATGCATTCATAAAGCTTCAATCTACTTTTAAGCAAAATAACATCAGTGATTTTGAAACCGCTACGGATGGCTACAATTTATTAAGTGTAGGTTTTGGCGCTACATTGACACTAAGAAATAATAATGAAATTGACTTCAGTATCTCTGGAACCAATTTAACCAACACAACCTACATCAATCATTTGTCTAGATTGAAGAGTGACGGTATATATAATATGGGAAGGAATTTTAGCTTTGGATTAAGCTATAGGATATAA